One Psychrobacillus glaciei genomic region harbors:
- a CDS encoding C40 family peptidase, which produces MTIVANEWICSVKVATVWTEPASARELDAPGTANPVLLVEWLEALPYKERLALCNENRVQTQLLYGEPVLVEEIIGDWAKIVAIWQPSKKESRGYPGWVPITQLQKSEQVNSIGVARVSSVRSQLWDMKKKPLLIVPFNATLPVVSEDDTHFKVQTPHGEALLLKQHAEFAKSIWQYPKCPAEYAVTLGELYLDLPYLWGGMSPYGFDCSGFSYNMLKACGYLIPRDASDQARNGQEVSIDDPSAWKKGDLIFFANDEGTGPVRHVGFYYGNGQLLHSHSTGKTVEILVIEGSNLEKEICAVRRYAV; this is translated from the coding sequence ATGACGATAGTAGCGAATGAATGGATTTGTTCAGTAAAAGTTGCAACTGTTTGGACGGAGCCGGCCTCTGCTAGAGAACTGGATGCACCTGGGACTGCAAATCCTGTTTTATTAGTTGAATGGCTTGAAGCATTACCATATAAAGAAAGACTCGCCCTTTGTAATGAAAATAGAGTGCAGACACAACTTCTATATGGAGAACCCGTACTTGTCGAGGAAATAATAGGAGACTGGGCAAAAATTGTAGCTATTTGGCAGCCTTCTAAAAAAGAGAGCCGTGGATATCCAGGGTGGGTTCCTATAACGCAATTACAGAAATCTGAACAAGTGAATTCTATAGGGGTTGCTCGTGTTTCTTCAGTGAGATCTCAGTTATGGGACATGAAAAAGAAGCCGTTGCTCATTGTGCCATTTAATGCGACTCTTCCAGTTGTTTCAGAAGATGACACTCATTTTAAAGTCCAAACACCTCATGGGGAAGCATTGCTACTAAAACAGCATGCTGAATTTGCAAAATCGATATGGCAATACCCAAAATGTCCTGCAGAATATGCAGTAACTTTAGGCGAACTTTACTTAGACTTGCCTTATTTATGGGGTGGGATGTCTCCTTACGGGTTTGACTGTTCAGGATTTTCGTACAATATGTTGAAAGCTTGTGGATATTTAATACCGCGTGATGCAAGTGACCAAGCTCGTAATGGACAAGAAGTCTCGATAGATGATCCTTCCGCTTGGAAAAAAGGGGATTTAATCTTTTTTGCAAATGATGAAGGTACAGGACCTGTGCGCCATGTTGGGTTTTACTATGGAAATGGACAATTATTGCACTCTCATTCTACCGGAAAAACAGTTGAAATTTTAGTGATAGAAGGATCCAATTTGGAGAAGGAAATCTGTGCAGTGAGAAGGTACGCGGTTTAG
- a CDS encoding CtsR family transcriptional regulator → MKNISDIIEGYLKSIIEEESKGQIEIKRSEIAEKFQCVPSQINYVINTRFTQDRGYLVESKRGGGGYIRILRVRAHTKADLIEHIIQSLENGASESMTEDIVFRLIDEEVISKREAKLILAGLNRTTLAIPLPVRDELRSRILCAMLLTLKYEIK, encoded by the coding sequence ATGAAAAATATATCTGACATAATTGAAGGTTATTTAAAGTCTATTATAGAAGAAGAGAGTAAGGGACAAATTGAAATAAAAAGAAGTGAAATTGCAGAAAAGTTTCAATGTGTTCCTTCTCAGATCAACTATGTGATAAATACCCGTTTTACCCAAGATCGCGGTTATTTAGTGGAAAGTAAGCGCGGTGGTGGGGGATATATTCGAATTCTCCGCGTACGTGCGCATACAAAGGCTGATTTGATTGAGCATATAATACAAAGCCTAGAAAACGGGGCGTCTGAATCCATGACAGAAGACATCGTTTTCAGATTAATTGACGAAGAGGTTATATCCAAACGAGAAGCAAAGCTCATTTTAGCGGGTCTTAATCGAACTACACTTGCAATTCCACTACCTGTGAGAGATGAATTACGCTCGCGTATATTATGTGCCATGTTGCTAACATTAAAATATGAAATAAAGTGA
- a CDS encoding S66 peptidase family protein has product MKIRPKRLQIGDTIGIIAPSSPPNPKQLKRSLKFLDELGLSYRMGKSLENVYGYLAGSDEERLEDLHEMFADPNIAGIICAGGGYGSARYTDKIDFQLMNECPKIFWGYSDITFLHTSMNLYSDIVTFHGPMLASDVGKDTFSDLSKKMFQQLFTPMELHYTEAISPLTRFSGGVAQGELTGGNLSLLASGVGTKYQVDTRGKLLLIEDIGEEPYRVDGMLNQLRQAGILDAAAGFIIGDFKDAEPKKRQVSLSLDEVLNHYLGSLGKPAVRGFKIGHCEPHFAVPLGAEAELDANNLALVILPGVE; this is encoded by the coding sequence ATGAAAATTCGTCCGAAACGATTACAAATAGGAGATACAATTGGTATTATTGCTCCGTCTAGTCCACCAAATCCTAAACAACTAAAGCGCTCATTAAAATTCCTAGATGAGCTAGGTTTATCTTATCGAATGGGGAAAAGTTTAGAAAACGTGTATGGTTATCTTGCTGGCTCAGATGAGGAACGTTTAGAAGACTTACATGAGATGTTCGCTGATCCAAATATTGCAGGAATCATTTGTGCTGGTGGAGGATATGGGTCTGCTAGATACACGGATAAAATAGATTTTCAATTAATGAATGAATGTCCGAAAATTTTCTGGGGTTATTCAGATATTACTTTTTTACATACAAGTATGAATTTATACTCCGATATTGTGACTTTCCATGGCCCTATGCTGGCTTCAGATGTAGGGAAAGACACGTTTTCTGATCTATCCAAAAAAATGTTTCAGCAATTGTTTACACCAATGGAACTGCATTATACAGAAGCAATTTCTCCGTTAACACGCTTTTCAGGGGGAGTGGCTCAAGGTGAGTTAACAGGAGGTAATTTGTCACTCCTTGCAAGTGGAGTTGGAACGAAATACCAGGTAGACACAAGAGGTAAATTATTATTAATAGAAGATATTGGGGAAGAACCGTATCGGGTAGATGGGATGCTCAATCAACTTCGACAAGCAGGCATACTGGACGCGGCTGCAGGATTTATTATTGGAGACTTTAAAGATGCAGAACCAAAAAAACGCCAAGTATCTTTGTCCTTAGATGAAGTGCTAAATCATTACTTAGGTAGTTTAGGAAAACCTGCTGTGAGAGGATTCAAGATTGGACATTGTGAACCTCATTTTGCCGTTCCGCTTGGAGCAGAGGCAGAGTTAGATGCCAATAATTTAGCACTTGTTATTTTACCGGGAGTTGAGTAA
- a CDS encoding UvrB/UvrC motif-containing protein has product MICENCKQRPAKVTVTQVHNGEHFERHYCENCANSLHPFYVEYKQDPLSLHQLLSNWFNHAEQQPVHPKQDRPKLVCDECGWSIQRFLDEGKFGCASCYNSFRKQLPNVLKRLHNGNVTHIGKAPGALGEKLELKKRIEAIRSQMKEAIETERFEEAAKLRDEARELESRIASGGDETHVN; this is encoded by the coding sequence GTGATTTGTGAAAATTGTAAGCAGAGACCAGCTAAAGTAACTGTTACGCAAGTGCATAACGGTGAACACTTTGAAAGACATTATTGTGAGAATTGTGCCAATAGTCTCCACCCGTTTTACGTAGAGTATAAACAAGATCCGTTATCTCTACACCAGCTATTATCAAACTGGTTTAATCATGCAGAACAGCAACCAGTACACCCAAAACAAGATAGGCCAAAACTAGTTTGCGATGAATGCGGTTGGTCCATCCAACGATTTTTAGATGAAGGGAAATTTGGGTGTGCCTCTTGCTATAATAGTTTCCGTAAACAGTTGCCAAATGTATTAAAGCGATTGCATAACGGAAACGTTACACATATAGGAAAAGCACCAGGAGCTCTAGGTGAAAAATTAGAACTGAAAAAAAGGATTGAAGCTATTCGTTCGCAAATGAAGGAAGCCATTGAAACAGAACGTTTCGAGGAAGCTGCTAAGTTAAGAGACGAGGCAAGAGAGCTTGAAAGTAGGATTGCATCCGGAGGTGACGAAACGCATGTCAATTGA
- a CDS encoding ABC transporter ATP-binding protein: MTEKVLLSVENLKRHFEIGHGETLKAVDGISFDIVRGETFGLVGESGCGKSTAGRTILGLYNKTEGNVLFEGRSVHEMTDKERKVYLKKVQMIFQDPYASLNPRSTVLEIIAEPMEVHKLYKSKEALKNKVYELLEDVGLNRDHANRYPHEFSGGQRQRIGIARALALDPEFIIADEPISALDVSVQAQVVKLLQRLQKEKGLTYLFIAHDLSMVKYISDRIGVMYLGHMVELTTSKQLYENPLHPYTKALLSAIPIPDPDIEESRQRILLQGELPSPINPPSGCVFRTRCASAMSICTEEKPAWKEQVSGHFVACHLYK; encoded by the coding sequence GTGACAGAAAAAGTTCTTTTGTCTGTAGAAAATTTGAAACGCCATTTTGAAATAGGACATGGAGAAACATTAAAGGCGGTAGATGGGATTAGTTTCGACATCGTTCGGGGTGAAACATTTGGCCTTGTTGGAGAGTCAGGTTGTGGAAAGTCCACTGCAGGGCGAACCATTTTAGGGTTGTACAATAAAACAGAAGGAAATGTTCTGTTTGAGGGTAGAAGTGTGCATGAGATGACGGATAAAGAGCGAAAAGTCTATTTGAAAAAAGTGCAAATGATTTTTCAAGATCCATATGCATCTTTAAATCCACGTTCAACAGTACTAGAAATAATTGCAGAACCAATGGAAGTACATAAATTATATAAATCAAAAGAAGCGTTAAAAAATAAAGTATATGAGCTATTAGAGGATGTAGGGCTTAATAGGGATCATGCTAATCGTTATCCACATGAATTTTCTGGTGGACAAAGACAGCGCATTGGAATTGCACGTGCACTAGCCCTAGATCCAGAATTCATCATAGCAGATGAACCAATATCAGCTTTAGATGTGTCTGTTCAAGCGCAAGTAGTTAAGTTATTGCAACGACTGCAAAAAGAAAAAGGACTAACGTATTTGTTTATCGCTCACGATTTATCTATGGTAAAATATATTTCCGATCGAATTGGTGTAATGTACCTGGGGCATATGGTAGAACTTACGACAAGTAAACAGTTGTATGAGAATCCATTGCATCCTTACACAAAAGCATTGTTATCGGCAATTCCAATTCCGGATCCAGACATAGAAGAATCACGGCAGCGCATTCTGTTACAAGGAGAGCTGCCTAGTCCCATAAACCCTCCTTCTGGATGTGTATTTAGAACTCGCTGTGCCAGTGCTATGTCTATTTGCACGGAAGAAAAACCAGCTTGGAAGGAACAAGTATCAGGTCACTTTGTGGCGTGTCATTTATATAAATAG
- the rsgA gene encoding ribosome small subunit-dependent GTPase A, with translation MFGKGIVGRVLLEHKHLYRVITNEGEWLCSLSGKFKFDHDREAFPAVGDWVVMEQMPGEEKGIIQEVLPRSSQFSRKVAGQTTDIQLIAVNVDYVFLVMSLNDDFNVRRLERYLLAAWDSGAAPVVVLTKKDACDDLAYYMNEVESVAFGVDVFAVSSVTSEGIDHLATLLSAGKTGALLGSSGVGKSSLINALSGEEVMVVSDIREDDSKGRHTTTHRELSLLPGGGLLIDTPGMREFQLWDSAEGVSASFKDIEELAEGCRFRDCQHKKEPGCAIQEAISNGTLKEERYRSYIKLLRELAHIERKNNVVAKKTEANKWKQITKNNRKNYIKKK, from the coding sequence ATGTTTGGTAAAGGAATTGTGGGTCGTGTTTTACTTGAGCACAAACACTTATATCGTGTCATAACAAATGAAGGTGAATGGCTATGCTCTCTTTCGGGGAAATTCAAGTTTGACCATGACCGAGAAGCATTTCCCGCAGTAGGGGATTGGGTTGTGATGGAGCAAATGCCTGGTGAAGAAAAAGGAATTATTCAGGAAGTGCTCCCCCGCAGTTCACAGTTTTCAAGAAAAGTAGCTGGTCAAACAACGGATATTCAGTTAATCGCTGTCAACGTTGATTATGTATTTCTTGTTATGTCTCTTAATGATGACTTTAATGTACGTCGTTTAGAGAGATATTTATTAGCAGCATGGGATTCAGGTGCTGCACCTGTTGTTGTGTTAACAAAAAAAGATGCATGTGACGACTTGGCCTATTATATGAATGAAGTAGAATCAGTTGCCTTTGGTGTAGATGTGTTTGCAGTGAGTAGTGTGACGAGCGAGGGAATTGATCATCTTGCTACACTATTATCTGCAGGTAAAACAGGCGCACTTTTAGGTTCCTCGGGAGTTGGTAAATCCTCGTTGATCAATGCATTATCTGGGGAAGAAGTAATGGTGGTTAGTGATATTCGAGAAGATGATAGTAAAGGGCGTCATACGACAACACATCGTGAATTATCGTTGCTCCCAGGAGGAGGTCTTTTAATAGACACCCCTGGGATGCGAGAATTTCAATTATGGGATAGCGCGGAAGGTGTAAGTGCTAGCTTTAAAGACATTGAGGAGTTAGCAGAAGGATGTCGCTTTAGGGACTGTCAACATAAAAAAGAACCTGGTTGTGCGATTCAAGAAGCAATATCTAACGGTACACTCAAAGAAGAACGATATAGGAGTTATATAAAATTATTAAGAGAGCTTGCCCATATCGAACGAAAAAATAATGTTGTTGCCAAAAAAACAGAAGCGAATAAGTGGAAGCAAATTACGAAAAATAACCGGAAAAATTATATAAAGAAAAAATAA
- a CDS encoding ABC transporter ATP-binding protein, producing METKPIVKLQNVTKVIGKKKIIDDLSLDLLPGQITGFLGPNGAGKTTTIRMMTGLMKPTSGEVFIDGQAISINFEETMSKVGVIVENPEMYKFMSGYKNLLHFARMNKSVTKARIDEVIAQVGLQNRIHEKVSTYSLGMRQRLGLAQALLHRPKFLILDEPTNGLDPAGIREFRMYLRKIATEDGVSIFVSSHLLAEIELICDRIAVIQNGKLISIQEVKEERESHYYVEVTPKEQATTFFAIKNIPVEVIGDGFVLPLEKKAVPSFIAEMVASNLHIYLFSPHKKTLEDQFLELTGGGQIAESHKK from the coding sequence ATGGAAACGAAACCAATTGTTAAACTACAAAATGTAACGAAAGTAATTGGAAAAAAGAAGATTATTGATGACCTCAGCTTAGATTTATTGCCGGGTCAAATCACAGGATTTTTAGGTCCTAATGGAGCAGGAAAAACAACGACGATACGTATGATGACAGGACTGATGAAACCAACGTCCGGAGAGGTATTTATTGATGGGCAAGCAATTTCTATAAATTTTGAGGAAACCATGAGTAAAGTGGGAGTAATTGTAGAAAACCCTGAGATGTACAAATTTATGAGTGGCTATAAAAACTTGCTGCACTTTGCACGAATGAACAAAAGTGTAACAAAAGCTCGAATAGATGAAGTAATTGCTCAAGTAGGCTTACAAAATAGAATTCACGAGAAAGTTTCAACGTATTCACTTGGAATGCGCCAACGTTTAGGACTTGCCCAGGCTCTTCTACATCGTCCTAAGTTTTTAATATTAGATGAGCCGACAAATGGATTAGATCCAGCTGGAATTCGGGAATTCCGAATGTACTTACGCAAAATTGCGACGGAAGATGGAGTTTCTATTTTTGTGTCGAGTCACTTATTAGCTGAAATAGAGTTAATATGTGATAGAATCGCCGTTATTCAAAATGGAAAATTAATCTCCATACAAGAAGTTAAAGAAGAACGAGAGTCACATTACTACGTGGAAGTTACTCCGAAAGAACAAGCAACTACATTCTTTGCTATTAAAAACATTCCGGTAGAAGTGATTGGAGATGGTTTCGTATTGCCATTAGAAAAGAAGGCAGTTCCATCTTTTATTGCGGAAATGGTTGCAAGTAATTTGCATATCTATTTGTTCAGTCCACATAAAAAAACGTTGGAAGATCAATTTTTAGAATTAACTGGAGGTGGGCAAATTGCTGAATCTCATAAGAAATGA
- a CDS encoding ABC transporter permease, translating to MLNLIRNEWLKLWSKKATWVMVVLVALLMIGFAGINKWINNQSESRVDWKQDSQEKITTSEGQLAIPNLTKDQKQQFKESIEVEKYRLEHNIAPIDLDEEKYFISDIPGMLSIITLFTVVVAAGIVASEFSQGTIKMLLTRPVKRWKILTSKLITVGIFAIVMTMVLFIVGVISGYIFFDSIGGKELELVNGQIVVVSFWGRLLLLTGLSLINVFVIGTLAFMIGSVFRSSSLAIGISIFLMFMGVNIVMILSRFEFVKYVLFANTNLSQYIGNNHPMIEGQTMLFSIAVILVYVIVFLVISYWSFTKRDVTA from the coding sequence TTGCTGAATCTCATAAGAAATGAATGGTTAAAACTCTGGAGTAAGAAAGCTACTTGGGTGATGGTTGTGCTCGTTGCTCTTCTCATGATTGGTTTTGCAGGAATTAATAAATGGATTAACAACCAATCAGAATCGCGGGTAGATTGGAAACAGGATAGTCAGGAAAAAATTACGACTTCTGAGGGACAGTTAGCAATTCCTAATTTGACCAAAGATCAAAAGCAACAGTTTAAAGAATCGATAGAGGTTGAAAAGTACCGTTTAGAACATAATATTGCTCCAATAGATCTTGACGAAGAAAAATATTTTATCAGCGATATTCCTGGGATGTTATCTATAATTACATTATTTACTGTTGTAGTTGCCGCTGGTATTGTAGCCTCAGAGTTTTCACAAGGTACTATTAAAATGCTATTAACTAGACCGGTGAAGAGATGGAAAATTTTAACCTCTAAACTTATTACGGTTGGGATATTTGCAATTGTAATGACAATGGTTCTATTTATAGTAGGTGTGATAAGTGGATATATCTTCTTTGATTCCATTGGTGGTAAAGAATTAGAGTTAGTGAATGGGCAGATTGTAGTCGTTTCTTTCTGGGGAAGACTTCTATTATTAACTGGTTTATCACTTATAAATGTATTTGTTATTGGAACGCTTGCTTTTATGATAGGTTCCGTATTCCGGTCAAGTTCACTTGCTATTGGTATATCCATTTTCCTTATGTTCATGGGGGTAAACATAGTAATGATTTTATCCAGATTTGAGTTTGTGAAGTACGTCTTATTCGCAAATACAAATCTAAGCCAATATATAGGAAATAACCACCCGATGATTGAGGGACAAACAATGCTATTTTCTATAGCAGTCATTTTGGTATATGTCATTGTCTTTTTAGTTATTAGTTACTGGTCTTTTACTAAGAGAGATGTAACTGCATAA
- a CDS encoding dipeptide epimerase: MLIHSIETFDVAVPLTKPFKTALRTVTTAYSVYVKVTTSEGLIGYGEAPPTHVITGESMDSIRYAINEIIAPSLIGLNLLESERIFQKLNASLVRNTSAKAAVDMAIYDLLARQSALPLFQFLGGYQSKLETDFTVSINEPKEMADDAVRYINEGFNVLKVKVGIGNIKDDIARIYAIRERVGNEPKLRLDANQGWNAKEAVRAIQSMEDAGLEIEFVEQPVPAHDIEGLKYVTDRTYTPIMADESVFSVNDAKRVLEMRAADLINIKLMKSGGIYNAIKINTLAEASGVACMVGSMIETKIGITAAAHFAASHQNIQYYDFDAPLMLAKDLVVGGVVYERSKMRFSQEPGLGILRVEKG; this comes from the coding sequence ATGCTAATTCATTCTATCGAAACATTCGATGTAGCTGTTCCACTTACGAAGCCTTTTAAAACTGCACTCCGAACAGTAACTACAGCGTATTCCGTATATGTAAAGGTAACTACTAGTGAAGGACTTATTGGGTATGGGGAAGCACCCCCAACGCATGTAATTACGGGTGAATCGATGGATAGTATTCGATATGCGATAAATGAAATAATTGCTCCTTCATTAATAGGTCTTAATCTCTTAGAAAGTGAACGTATTTTTCAAAAACTGAATGCATCGCTCGTTCGAAATACAAGTGCGAAAGCTGCTGTTGATATGGCAATTTACGATTTACTTGCTCGTCAATCAGCGCTTCCGTTGTTTCAATTTCTCGGAGGATATCAAAGTAAACTCGAAACTGATTTTACAGTTAGTATTAATGAGCCTAAAGAAATGGCAGATGATGCTGTACGATATATAAATGAAGGATTTAATGTACTGAAAGTAAAAGTAGGGATAGGTAACATTAAAGATGATATTGCTCGTATTTACGCTATTCGAGAACGTGTAGGAAATGAGCCTAAGTTAAGACTTGATGCAAATCAAGGATGGAATGCCAAAGAAGCAGTAAGAGCTATTCAATCAATGGAAGATGCTGGTCTTGAAATTGAATTTGTAGAACAACCCGTTCCTGCCCATGATATAGAAGGACTAAAATATGTAACAGATCGTACATATACACCTATCATGGCGGATGAGAGTGTGTTTTCAGTAAATGATGCAAAAAGAGTTTTAGAAATGCGGGCTGCCGATTTGATTAATATAAAGCTAATGAAATCCGGCGGTATATATAACGCTATAAAGATTAATACACTAGCGGAAGCAAGTGGAGTTGCATGTATGGTAGGAAGTATGATTGAAACGAAAATAGGAATTACAGCCGCTGCTCATTTTGCTGCCAGCCATCAAAATATCCAATACTATGATTTTGATGCACCTCTGATGCTGGCAAAAGATCTCGTTGTTGGTGGGGTCGTTTATGAAAGAAGTAAAATGAGGTTCTCACAAGAGCCTGGTCTTGGTATTTTACGTGTGGAAAAGGGATAG
- a CDS encoding protein arginine kinase, which produces MSIERFLDNSPSSWMAGSGDHSDIVMSTRIRLARNLNGYRFPLAFTEDEAHKIDQSVSATLLDADEEIQMNFSSIQIKDLSELSRQVLVEKHLISPKLANSPMTGSVLLSDDESVSVMVNEEDHIRIQCLFPGLQIQEAYAQADTIDRLLDKELPYAFDEQFGYLTSCPTNTGTGLRASVMMHLPALTMTKQMNRIVTIISRLGMVVRGIYGEGSEALGNVYQVSNQTTLGKTEEDILSDLQSITEQIIQKEKEARSALLSHSANTLEDRLYRSLGTLSYARIITTEEAARCLSDVRLGIDIGLIKDVDVTILNECMVFMQPGFLQKYAETTLNASERDTFRAKLLRERLQMGENPKTKGEELA; this is translated from the coding sequence ATGTCAATTGAACGTTTTTTAGATAATTCTCCTTCTAGTTGGATGGCTGGTAGCGGAGATCATTCGGATATCGTCATGAGTACGCGAATTCGGCTAGCCAGAAACTTAAATGGGTACCGATTTCCATTGGCATTTACCGAAGATGAAGCGCATAAAATTGACCAATCAGTTTCAGCGACTCTTTTGGATGCAGATGAAGAAATACAAATGAACTTCTCCTCTATTCAAATAAAAGATTTATCCGAATTAAGTCGGCAAGTATTAGTAGAAAAACACCTTATTAGTCCTAAGCTAGCCAATTCACCGATGACTGGGTCGGTTTTACTATCCGACGATGAATCGGTGAGTGTGATGGTTAATGAGGAAGACCATATTCGAATTCAATGCTTGTTTCCTGGACTTCAGATTCAAGAAGCATATGCACAAGCGGATACAATCGATCGATTACTAGATAAAGAATTACCATATGCATTTGATGAGCAATTTGGTTATTTGACAAGTTGCCCTACTAATACTGGTACTGGGTTGCGTGCATCCGTAATGATGCATTTACCAGCGTTAACAATGACGAAACAAATGAACAGGATCGTTACAATCATTTCGAGACTAGGAATGGTCGTAAGAGGAATATACGGCGAGGGCAGTGAAGCTCTTGGTAACGTTTACCAAGTATCCAATCAAACAACGCTGGGCAAAACAGAAGAGGATATTTTATCGGATCTTCAAAGTATTACAGAACAAATCATACAAAAAGAAAAAGAAGCAAGAAGTGCACTATTAAGCCATTCTGCCAATACACTAGAAGATCGGTTATACCGTTCATTGGGAACTTTGTCTTATGCTCGTATAATAACGACGGAGGAAGCAGCTAGGTGCTTGTCGGATGTACGTTTAGGAATAGATATAGGGCTCATAAAAGATGTAGATGTGACTATTTTGAATGAATGCATGGTTTTTATGCAACCAGGGTTTCTACAAAAGTATGCAGAAACCACTTTGAATGCTTCGGAGCGAGATACGTTTCGGGCAAAGTTATTAAGGGAACGTTTGCA